A genomic region of Lachnoclostridium edouardi contains the following coding sequences:
- the metG gene encoding methionine--tRNA ligase, whose protein sequence is MCQNCKKPYYITTAIAYTSGKPHIGNTYEAVLADSIARYKRAKGYDVFFQTGTDEHGQKIELKAAEAQVTPKEFVDQISGEIKTIWDLMDTSYDKFIRTTDEDHEKQVQKIFKKLYDQGDIYKGYYEGLYCTPCESFFTESQLVDGKCPDCGREVQPAKEEAYFFKMSKYADRLIEHINQHPEFIQPVARKNEMMNNFLLPGLQDLCVSRTSFTWGIPVSFDPKHVTYVWLDALTNYITGIGYDCDGDSTEQFNKFWPADLHLIGKDIIRFHTIYWPIFLMALDLPLPKQIFGHPWLLQGDGKMSKSKGNVLYADTLVDFFGVDAVRYFVLHEMPFDNDGVISWELMVERMNSDLANILGNLVNRTISMTNKYFGGTVTNTGVSQPVDDDLKATVLEAVKKADEKMDKLRVADAITEIFNIFRRSNKYIDETAPWTLAKDEANKDRLAQVLYNLTEAITIGASLLESFMPRTSEKILAQLNTEKRQLDEMNEFGKYPSGNQVTEKPEILFARMDMKEVMEKVEAMNAACAAEDQPEEELNVIDIEAKPEITYDDFAKLQFQVGEIIACEEVPKSKKLLCSKVRVGSQVKQIVSGIKAHYTPEQMVGKKVMVVVNLKPAKLAGVLSEGMLLCAEDAEGNLSLMTPEKDMPAGAEIC, encoded by the coding sequence ATGTGCCAGAATTGTAAAAAACCATATTATATTACAACGGCCATTGCTTATACATCAGGTAAGCCTCACATTGGAAATACTTATGAAGCTGTTCTTGCAGACAGCATCGCCCGCTATAAAAGGGCAAAAGGATACGACGTTTTTTTCCAGACTGGAACTGATGAGCACGGCCAGAAAATCGAGCTGAAGGCAGCGGAAGCACAGGTTACGCCAAAAGAATTTGTAGATCAGATATCTGGAGAGATTAAGACCATCTGGGATTTAATGGATACTTCCTATGATAAGTTTATCAGAACAACAGACGAGGACCATGAGAAGCAGGTACAGAAAATTTTTAAAAAGCTGTACGATCAGGGAGATATTTATAAAGGATATTATGAAGGCCTTTACTGTACTCCCTGCGAATCATTTTTCACAGAGTCTCAGTTAGTAGACGGAAAATGTCCTGACTGCGGACGTGAAGTGCAGCCTGCCAAGGAGGAGGCTTACTTCTTTAAAATGAGCAAATATGCAGACCGTTTAATTGAGCATATTAATCAGCATCCTGAGTTCATTCAGCCGGTAGCCAGAAAAAATGAGATGATGAATAACTTCCTCCTTCCGGGACTTCAGGATCTGTGCGTGTCCAGAACCTCATTTACATGGGGAATTCCAGTGTCCTTTGATCCAAAACATGTAACATATGTGTGGCTGGACGCTCTTACAAACTACATTACCGGAATTGGCTATGACTGCGACGGAGACAGCACAGAGCAGTTTAACAAGTTCTGGCCTGCTGATCTTCATTTAATAGGAAAAGATATTATCCGCTTCCATACTATTTACTGGCCAATTTTCCTGATGGCCTTAGACCTGCCTTTGCCAAAACAGATTTTTGGACATCCATGGCTGCTTCAGGGCGACGGAAAAATGAGCAAATCCAAGGGAAATGTGCTTTATGCAGATACCTTAGTAGACTTTTTCGGCGTGGACGCCGTAAGATATTTTGTGCTCCATGAGATGCCTTTTGATAATGACGGAGTAATTTCCTGGGAGCTGATGGTGGAGAGAATGAACTCTGACCTGGCCAACATTCTGGGCAACTTAGTAAACAGAACAATTTCCATGACAAATAAATATTTTGGAGGAACTGTAACAAATACAGGGGTCAGCCAGCCGGTAGATGATGATTTAAAGGCCACTGTGCTGGAGGCAGTTAAAAAAGCTGATGAGAAGATGGATAAGCTGAGAGTGGCAGATGCAATTACGGAAATCTTCAATATTTTCAGAAGAAGCAATAAATATATTGACGAAACCGCCCCATGGACTTTGGCAAAGGATGAGGCAAATAAAGACCGTCTGGCACAGGTACTTTATAATTTAACAGAGGCTATTACCATTGGAGCTTCTCTTCTGGAATCATTTATGCCAAGAACCTCAGAAAAGATTTTAGCTCAGCTGAATACAGAAAAAAGACAGCTGGATGAAATGAATGAGTTCGGAAAATATCCGTCCGGCAATCAGGTGACAGAAAAGCCTGAGATATTGTTTGCCCGTATGGATATGAAAGAAGTAATGGAAAAGGTGGAGGCTATGAACGCCGCCTGCGCAGCAGAGGATCAGCCGGAAGAAGAACTGAATGTAATTGATATAGAAGCAAAGCCGGAGATTACTTATGATGATTTTGCCAAGCTGCAGTTTCAGGTAGGAGAAATTATTGCCTGCGAGGAGGTTCCAAAGTCTAAAAAACTGCTTTGCTCCAAAGTTCGGGTAGGCAGTCAGGTAAAACAGATTGTCAGCGGAATCAAAGCTCATTACACGCCAGAACAGATGGTAGGAAAAAAGGTAATGGTAGTTGTAAACTTAAAACCTGCCAAGCTGGCCGGAGTACTTTCAGAGGGAATGCTGTTGTGCGCAGAGGACGCAGAAGGCAATTTGTCATTAATGACGCCGGAAAAGGATATGCCTGCAGGAGCAGAGATCTGCTAA
- a CDS encoding GNAT family N-acetyltransferase, whose translation MIIREYRPSDCREIAELFYNTVHTVNAADYSKPQLNAWATGKVDLEKWNSSFQEHNSFVVIEDEIIVGFGDIDKTGYLDRLYVHRDYQGKGVGRMLCAKLEQMVPGGKITVHASITAKPFFEKRGYKLIKKQEVERQGIFLTNFIMEKQVEKL comes from the coding sequence ATGATCATTCGGGAATATAGACCTTCAGACTGCAGAGAAATAGCAGAACTTTTTTATAATACTGTTCACACAGTAAATGCTGCAGATTACTCAAAGCCTCAGTTAAATGCGTGGGCAACTGGAAAAGTAGACTTAGAGAAGTGGAATAGTTCATTTCAGGAGCATAACAGCTTTGTTGTAATTGAAGATGAAATAATTGTAGGATTTGGGGATATAGATAAAACCGGTTATTTAGACAGATTGTACGTTCATAGGGATTATCAGGGAAAAGGCGTGGGAAGGATGCTGTGCGCCAAACTGGAACAAATGGTTCCTGGCGGGAAAATTACTGTTCACGCTTCCATTACAGCAAAGCCTTTTTTTGAAAAAAGAGGGTACAAATTAATAAAAAAACAGGAAGTTGAAAGACAGGGAATATTTTTGACTAACTTTATTATGGAAAAACAAGTAGAAAAACTTTAA
- a CDS encoding PdxA family dehydrogenase: MSKKPVLGIILGDAAGVGPEIISKLAAENFYDEYCKPIILGDVRVFERGCKINGVDVKTQIISDVSEATWEDGIPVLDQKDLDPENVPFGQLNIESGRACLNLLKLGIELFQSEKIDGFCFGPLNKAGMIQAGCKFESEHHYMAHLLNHTAPFGEINVVDNMWTTRTTSHIPIAKVSENLTVEKIMRAITLANTTLKTTGLDSPRIGVAALNPHCGENGKCGREEIDVIAPAIEEAKKQGINASGPWSSDILFHKAFVGQEFDGVVTMYHDQGQIALKLRGFERGITIAGGLPVPIATCGHGTAYDIAGKGIVHTTSFENAVKMTAKMAANVRG, translated from the coding sequence ATGAGCAAAAAACCAGTATTAGGTATCATCTTAGGAGATGCAGCAGGCGTAGGCCCAGAGATTATTTCTAAATTAGCTGCTGAAAACTTTTATGATGAGTACTGCAAGCCAATCATCCTTGGAGATGTAAGAGTATTTGAAAGAGGATGCAAAATCAACGGAGTAGACGTAAAAACCCAGATTATCAGCGATGTATCTGAAGCTACATGGGAGGATGGAATCCCGGTACTGGATCAGAAAGATCTGGACCCTGAAAACGTTCCGTTCGGTCAGCTGAATATTGAAAGCGGACGTGCATGTTTAAATCTTTTAAAGCTGGGAATTGAATTATTCCAGTCAGAAAAAATCGACGGCTTCTGCTTCGGCCCATTAAATAAAGCGGGAATGATCCAGGCAGGCTGCAAATTTGAAAGCGAACATCACTACATGGCTCACCTGTTAAACCACACAGCTCCATTTGGAGAGATCAACGTAGTTGACAATATGTGGACAACAAGAACCACAAGCCATATTCCGATTGCTAAAGTAAGTGAGAACCTGACAGTTGAAAAGATTATGAGAGCTATTACATTAGCTAACACAACATTAAAGACAACTGGTCTGGACAGCCCAAGAATCGGCGTTGCAGCATTAAACCCACACTGCGGTGAAAACGGAAAATGCGGCAGAGAAGAAATTGATGTAATTGCTCCGGCAATTGAGGAAGCTAAGAAACAGGGAATCAACGCATCAGGCCCATGGTCATCTGATATTCTTTTCCACAAAGCATTTGTAGGACAGGAATTTGACGGAGTTGTTACAATGTACCACGATCAGGGACAGATCGCTCTGAAGTTGAGAGGCTTTGAAAGAGGAATTACAATCGCCGGAGGCCTTCCAGTGCCGATCGCAACATGCGGACACGGAACAGCATACGACATTGCAGGCAAGGGAATCGTACATACAACTTCCTTTGAGAACGCAGTAAAAATGACAGCCAAAATGGCAGCTAACGTAAGAGGCTAA
- a CDS encoding tripartite tricarboxylate transporter TctB family protein has product MKKFGTRQLVPVLAAVIGIVFAFIGFTQLGFWNGVDGPQPGFFPSIMAIVMVLSSILAFVQSLKEDEKTKYEKDELLVVAGGAGIFAGSFIIGLLPTCYLFVVLWLKIFEKETWKNTLVVLAIIAAITIGVFYIWLGIQFPMGLFENFM; this is encoded by the coding sequence ATGAAGAAATTTGGTACTAGACAATTAGTTCCCGTTCTGGCTGCTGTTATAGGTATTGTTTTTGCTTTTATCGGATTTACACAGCTGGGCTTTTGGAATGGCGTGGATGGACCGCAGCCGGGGTTCTTTCCAAGCATTATGGCAATTGTAATGGTTTTATCAAGCATTCTTGCCTTTGTACAGTCTTTAAAAGAAGATGAAAAAACGAAGTATGAAAAAGATGAGCTCCTTGTAGTAGCAGGAGGAGCCGGAATATTTGCAGGCAGCTTTATTATTGGCCTGCTTCCAACATGTTACCTTTTCGTTGTTCTCTGGTTAAAAATTTTCGAGAAAGAGACATGGAAAAATACATTAGTTGTATTGGCAATTATTGCTGCCATTACAATTGGAGTATTTTATATATGGCTCGGAATTCAGTTCCCAATGGGACTGTTTGAAAACTTTATGTAA
- a CDS encoding tripartite tricarboxylate transporter permease translates to MGNIGLLMNGFQTALTIENIGAAFLGAILGLIVGAMPGIGSLAGVALLLPLTYKFNPTTAIIMLGALYYSNMYGGSFSAILLNIPGDSPAVMTALDGYPMATKKKRPGQALFTANMSSFIGGTIGICILTFMGPALADIGLKFGPSEMTAILLIAMTSISWLVGENPTKGVVITMLGILLASMGMDTLSGSPRYDFGNMHLLGGIPFTPFIIGTVGFSQVISLVMERNSDASRKQVGEGMKLSIGGSLLTAHDFKRLLPPAIRSGFLGTFVGVLPGAGATTGSFMGYAMQKNFKSEEEMGTGAIEGIAACEAANNAAAAGAFAPLLALGIPGSGTGAVLLGGLMMWGLNPGPLLFTNEPDFTWGLIASLFLSNILTLVIAICVIPFLLKILSVPVKYMIPCITCICMVGAYSSSYSMYGVLIMILSGIVAYFLQKNGYPTAPMMLSFVLAPLLESNMRKAFIISGGSLNIFFTRPITCVLMLIFLAMVATPIIKSIIRARKKQA, encoded by the coding sequence ATGGGAAACATTGGATTATTGATGAATGGATTTCAGACCGCTCTTACAATAGAGAATATTGGAGCTGCGTTTTTAGGCGCAATTCTGGGTCTGATCGTAGGCGCAATGCCAGGTATTGGAAGCCTTGCGGGCGTAGCCCTTTTGCTTCCTCTGACATACAAGTTTAACCCAACTACAGCGATTATCATGTTGGGCGCTCTGTACTATTCTAACATGTACGGCGGAAGCTTCAGTGCAATTTTGCTGAATATTCCTGGAGACTCTCCGGCAGTTATGACTGCTTTGGACGGTTATCCTATGGCAACAAAGAAAAAACGTCCTGGACAGGCGCTTTTTACAGCCAATATGTCCTCCTTTATCGGCGGTACCATTGGTATTTGTATTCTGACCTTTATGGGACCTGCTTTGGCAGATATTGGTTTGAAATTCGGACCTTCCGAGATGACGGCTATTCTTTTAATTGCCATGACTTCTATCAGCTGGCTGGTAGGTGAAAACCCTACAAAGGGTGTAGTAATCACTATGCTTGGTATTTTGCTGGCAAGTATGGGTATGGATACCCTGTCCGGCTCTCCAAGATATGATTTTGGAAACATGCATCTTTTAGGTGGTATTCCTTTTACTCCGTTTATTATTGGTACAGTAGGCTTTTCACAGGTTATCAGCCTGGTTATGGAAAGAAACTCTGACGCCAGCAGAAAACAGGTAGGAGAGGGAATGAAGCTGAGCATTGGAGGAAGCTTGCTTACAGCCCATGACTTTAAGAGACTTCTTCCTCCTGCAATTCGTTCTGGTTTCCTGGGAACATTTGTAGGCGTACTGCCTGGAGCAGGGGCTACCACAGGTTCCTTTATGGGATATGCTATGCAGAAAAACTTTAAGAGCGAAGAAGAGATGGGAACAGGCGCTATTGAAGGTATAGCGGCTTGTGAGGCAGCCAACAATGCAGCTGCAGCCGGCGCATTTGCTCCCCTTCTGGCACTGGGAATTCCAGGTTCAGGAACAGGAGCCGTATTATTAGGCGGATTAATGATGTGGGGGTTGAATCCAGGACCATTGTTATTTACAAATGAGCCTGACTTTACATGGGGCCTTATTGCTTCACTGTTTTTATCCAATATTTTAACATTGGTTATTGCAATTTGCGTTATTCCATTCCTGCTGAAAATCCTTTCAGTACCGGTAAAATATATGATTCCATGTATTACATGTATTTGTATGGTAGGCGCTTACAGCTCCAGCTACTCTATGTATGGAGTGTTGATTATGATACTTTCTGGTATTGTAGCATATTTCCTGCAGAAAAACGGATATCCTACAGCTCCTATGATGTTATCCTTTGTATTAGCTCCGCTTCTGGAATCTAATATGAGAAAAGCATTTATTATTTCCGGCGGAAGCCTGAATATCTTTTTTACAAGACCAATTACCTGCGTACTGATGCTGATCTTCCTGGCCATGGTAGCAACTCCTATTATTAAGTCTATTATCAGAGCCAGAAAAAAACAGGCGTAG
- a CDS encoding Bug family tripartite tricarboxylate transporter substrate binding protein: MKKKIALALAGLMMLSTVAGCGKKDVGEDGKFTPQDTINWTVTSSPGGGSDIYTRMISDIMTKNELINGQTVVVTNKTDGSGEVGRNEVANTKGKKANYTLLTFNSGDLMPMVQNTKNRAANFKIVAIMAVDKQLIFKGEKTTYNDFVEAIEAAKNGTKVVIGGSKGDDVATYEAMLEEIQVPKENLTYITYDSTGDAITAALGGHVEFVISKPAAASEYVEAGSLIPVLALATERYTGNLADAPTLSEIGDYEDVEVPVWRGVAAPKEMSDEAVAFYSEALKKVSETDEWKNDYLEKNKLISNYMDSAAATEFVTQYEADYLATLGQ; the protein is encoded by the coding sequence ATGAAGAAAAAAATCGCATTAGCACTTGCAGGCCTGATGATGCTTTCTACAGTAGCAGGCTGTGGTAAAAAAGACGTTGGTGAAGATGGTAAATTTACACCACAGGATACAATCAACTGGACAGTAACCAGCTCCCCAGGCGGCGGAAGCGATATTTATACCAGAATGATTTCTGATATTATGACAAAGAATGAATTGATCAACGGCCAGACTGTAGTTGTAACCAACAAAACAGACGGCAGCGGTGAGGTTGGACGTAACGAAGTTGCCAACACAAAGGGTAAAAAAGCGAACTATACACTTTTGACATTTAACAGCGGCGACTTAATGCCAATGGTTCAGAATACAAAAAACAGAGCTGCAAACTTTAAGATTGTTGCAATCATGGCAGTTGATAAGCAGCTGATCTTCAAGGGCGAGAAAACAACATATAATGATTTTGTTGAGGCTATTGAAGCTGCAAAGAACGGCACAAAAGTTGTAATCGGCGGTTCTAAGGGCGACGACGTTGCTACATACGAGGCAATGTTAGAAGAAATTCAGGTTCCAAAGGAAAACTTAACTTACATTACATATGACTCTACAGGCGACGCTATTACAGCTGCACTTGGCGGACACGTTGAGTTTGTTATCTCTAAACCAGCAGCAGCTTCTGAGTACGTTGAGGCAGGCTCTCTGATTCCTGTACTGGCTCTGGCAACAGAAAGATATACAGGCAACCTGGCAGACGCTCCTACACTTAGCGAAATCGGCGACTACGAGGACGTAGAAGTTCCTGTATGGCGTGGCGTTGCAGCTCCTAAGGAAATGAGCGATGAGGCAGTTGCATTCTACAGCGAAGCATTAAAGAAAGTTTCTGAGACAGACGAGTGGAAGAATGACTATCTGGAGAAGAACAAATTAATCTCCAACTATATGGATTCAGCAGCAGCAACAGAGTTCGTTACTCAGTATGAGGCTGATTATCTGGCTACATTAGGACAGTAA
- a CDS encoding AraC family transcriptional regulator, giving the protein MIKLSSFFNKKKTFGSTFLKTFFLLSIFSVIPLVCMALYFSSMAERFWKSESYRFNQKSFLQYTSKIDNRLFSAFQSAEQLSDNSSFLSFITDPTFEEVQRNTLIMKSLADIKTADNGIDLVYLFSNFNKLVLTSDKNGYPYQDFFDKEALDCYIDGTYSPMMDRVYTPADGDPIEFITVYQNIPKKSSGSLGCLILNIEKSFLFSFPDEAAILQMSVYDSDGKCLFSQSSDISYQKEQEFQNQLYRSNGSFIYDTGNEELVILNTFSSVTGWTYIAAAPMPVFFNSYRAISQLLFKIAAVTLIILCLLSFLISYRLYLPLRNLINTISGKDTISGKSLSGEYQLIHSAYKDILNKNTSMSAALENMKPAVKDDFFFSLLRGDSFTERELEEKLSFIDEGFTTHGYGVVVFQIPDYEDYVSRFDENARNLHRYTLSQIVENKISRWQLPFAFLKANRSTWALILNIDFNEPLDGREALVKIIKELQEQLPLFPFLAIGTGQLYDSIIDAPYSYREGVDSLKYQYYSQTGEESVSQEQSASKPPDTKYMELLKQCIRAGSPEEAGLGWENIFKELSQQELSLEQIRSIGAAVTNSCFSILIEQGLSFQTDSSSASNDYYNALSEAKSPDDLSAIVKSMVKSAAAQVQSFNKAHSGKIAERLQEYINNHLQEDISLNDLADFCHLSPPYVSKLFKDTLNMGFVEYINTLRVSRAKKLLEETKMTVEQIGFQVGFNNVRSFMRTFKQYENTTPGQYRTSCRKTD; this is encoded by the coding sequence ATGATAAAACTATCTTCTTTTTTTAACAAAAAGAAAACATTTGGCTCTACCTTTCTTAAAACTTTTTTCCTCCTTAGTATTTTTTCTGTGATTCCTCTTGTTTGTATGGCTTTATATTTTTCTTCTATGGCTGAACGTTTCTGGAAAAGCGAAAGCTATCGCTTTAACCAGAAATCTTTTCTTCAATACACAAGCAAAATTGACAACAGACTTTTTTCCGCGTTTCAGTCTGCAGAGCAGTTGTCAGATAACAGCTCCTTTTTGTCCTTTATTACAGATCCAACGTTTGAGGAGGTTCAGCGGAATACTCTTATTATGAAGTCTTTAGCTGATATTAAAACAGCTGACAACGGCATTGATCTGGTATATTTATTTTCCAATTTTAACAAGCTGGTTTTAACTTCTGACAAAAACGGATATCCTTACCAGGACTTTTTTGACAAGGAAGCTTTAGACTGTTATATAGACGGAACTTATTCTCCCATGATGGACAGAGTTTATACTCCTGCAGACGGAGATCCCATAGAGTTTATTACTGTATATCAGAATATCCCTAAAAAATCCTCCGGCAGTTTAGGATGCCTGATTCTGAATATAGAAAAGTCCTTTTTATTCTCCTTCCCTGACGAGGCTGCGATTCTGCAGATGTCTGTCTATGATTCTGACGGCAAATGCTTGTTTTCTCAGTCCTCTGATATTTCATATCAAAAGGAACAGGAGTTTCAGAATCAGCTGTACCGCAGCAACGGCTCTTTTATTTATGACACAGGAAACGAGGAACTGGTGATCCTGAATACATTTTCCTCTGTAACAGGCTGGACTTATATAGCCGCAGCTCCTATGCCTGTATTTTTTAATTCCTACAGAGCTATTTCTCAATTATTATTTAAAATAGCCGCAGTTACTTTAATTATTCTGTGTCTGCTTTCATTTTTAATTTCCTACAGGTTATACCTGCCTCTCCGGAATTTAATAAACACTATCAGCGGAAAGGATACTATTTCAGGTAAGTCTTTGTCCGGGGAATATCAGCTGATTCATTCTGCTTATAAAGACATTTTAAATAAAAATACCTCCATGTCCGCCGCGCTGGAAAATATGAAGCCTGCAGTTAAAGACGACTTCTTTTTTAGTCTGCTGAGGGGGGATTCGTTTACAGAAAGGGAATTGGAAGAAAAGCTTTCTTTTATAGATGAGGGATTTACTACTCATGGTTACGGAGTTGTGGTGTTCCAAATACCAGACTATGAAGATTATGTCTCTCGTTTTGACGAAAACGCCAGAAATCTTCACAGGTACACTCTTTCTCAGATTGTTGAAAATAAAATATCCCGCTGGCAGCTGCCCTTTGCTTTTCTCAAGGCAAACAGAAGCACCTGGGCCTTAATATTAAATATTGATTTTAACGAACCTTTAGACGGCCGGGAAGCCCTGGTAAAAATAATTAAGGAACTTCAGGAACAGCTTCCTCTCTTTCCTTTTCTGGCCATTGGAACAGGCCAGCTGTATGACAGCATTATTGACGCGCCTTATTCCTACAGAGAAGGGGTAGATTCCCTGAAATATCAATATTACAGCCAGACAGGCGAGGAATCTGTTTCCCAGGAGCAAAGCGCCTCAAAACCTCCTGACACTAAATACATGGAGCTTTTAAAGCAGTGTATCCGGGCTGGATCTCCAGAGGAAGCCGGGCTGGGCTGGGAAAATATTTTTAAGGAGTTAAGTCAGCAGGAGCTTTCTTTGGAACAAATCCGCTCTATTGGCGCCGCTGTTACAAACTCCTGCTTCAGCATTTTAATTGAACAGGGGCTTTCTTTTCAGACTGATTCCAGCAGCGCTTCCAACGATTACTACAACGCCCTGTCAGAAGCCAAAAGTCCTGACGATCTAAGCGCTATTGTAAAATCTATGGTAAAATCTGCGGCGGCTCAGGTGCAAAGCTTTAATAAGGCTCATTCAGGAAAGATTGCAGAGCGATTGCAGGAATATATTAATAATCATCTTCAGGAGGATATCTCCCTTAACGACCTGGCGGACTTTTGTCACCTTAGCCCTCCTTATGTAAGCAAGCTTTTTAAAGATACCTTAAATATGGGATTTGTAGAATATATTAATACATTAAGAGTTTCCAGAGCAAAAAAACTGCTGGAGGAAACAAAGATGACTGTAGAACAAATTGGATTTCAGGTTGGATTTAATAATGTGCGCAGCTTTATGAGAACCTTTAAACAGTACGAAAATACAACTCCAGGACAATACAGAACAAGCTGCAGAAAAACAGATTAA
- a CDS encoding TRAP transporter substrate-binding protein produces the protein MNKRAWKRIGTAAITALGIIGLSACKIGEDEQLSWLTKPEGYNEQQSEEAEPNDVNYSFQKPVPIKIANFLAYDHPVNVALECVLKPMLEEKTEGRYTIEVYADGDLGGEDSFLKGIKNGTIEAGIAGVELSEEYPALKVVDFPFLFEDIDSSYQALTDKQVTDFLNQSIEPAGIMCKGYILTGVRSISNNVRPITTPEDCEGLTLRTPYVTQFIEYAQRLGFRTVNSSVPEIYSVLQQKLADGQENPPTALLTSGWYEVQDYLSLTQHQITYNWLAVNKEFYNSMTAEDKQAFDECCSAFAENVKETYKRREAADIEELRKKGVEVIQVDREPFRKVGEDMIKDYCERYPEFWEMVSLLREKGAR, from the coding sequence ATGAATAAAAGAGCGTGGAAAAGGATTGGAACAGCAGCCATTACAGCGCTGGGAATTATTGGGCTGTCCGCCTGTAAAATAGGCGAAGATGAACAGCTTTCCTGGCTGACAAAGCCTGAAGGTTATAATGAGCAGCAGTCAGAGGAGGCAGAGCCTAATGATGTTAACTATAGTTTCCAAAAACCTGTGCCAATAAAAATTGCAAATTTTCTGGCCTATGATCACCCTGTTAATGTGGCCCTGGAATGTGTGTTAAAGCCTATGCTGGAGGAAAAAACAGAAGGCAGATATACCATTGAGGTTTACGCGGACGGTGACTTGGGCGGAGAAGATAGTTTTCTAAAAGGAATTAAAAACGGGACTATAGAAGCCGGAATTGCAGGCGTAGAACTGTCAGAGGAATATCCTGCCTTAAAGGTAGTGGACTTTCCGTTTCTGTTTGAGGATATTGACAGCAGCTATCAGGCGTTGACGGATAAGCAGGTGACAGATTTTTTAAATCAGTCTATTGAGCCGGCGGGAATTATGTGTAAGGGATATATTCTTACTGGGGTGCGGTCTATTTCTAACAATGTCCGCCCGATTACAACGCCAGAGGATTGTGAAGGTCTTACTTTAAGAACGCCGTATGTTACTCAGTTTATTGAGTATGCTCAGCGTCTGGGATTTCGCACAGTAAATTCCTCTGTCCCGGAAATCTATAGTGTTTTACAGCAAAAATTGGCAGATGGACAGGAAAATCCGCCTACGGCTCTTTTAACAAGCGGCTGGTATGAGGTTCAAGATTACTTGTCATTGACTCAGCATCAAATCACTTATAATTGGCTGGCAGTGAACAAGGAATTTTATAACAGCATGACAGCTGAAGATAAGCAGGCTTTTGACGAGTGCTGCAGCGCTTTCGCAGAAAATGTAAAAGAAACATATAAAAGGCGGGAGGCGGCAGATATTGAGGAGCTGAGAAAAAAGGGAGTGGAGGTAATTCAGGTAGACAGAGAACCCTTCCGCAAGGTAGGGGAGGATATGATAAAGGATTACTGTGAAAGATATCCTGAATTTTGGGAGATGGTTTCTCTGCTTCGGGAAAAAGGAGCCAGATAA
- a CDS encoding tripartite tricarboxylate transporter TctB family protein, producing MKGIKKTNDFVLGIIMIIVSLCLFFGKVTTNVPEISQGGYLARADVWLQMIAVLLGAASIILIITSLDFKKTGKSEKFEFVIDSTILLTVAALIIYAALMPIIGFMITTFVMVLFLTILYTVREEKRQFSQLEMADWLRLVKKGVITAAVMLIILWLVFGKLLAIQLP from the coding sequence TTGAAAGGAATTAAAAAGACAAATGATTTTGTGCTGGGAATCATAATGATCATTGTAAGCCTTTGTCTGTTTTTTGGTAAGGTGACTACAAATGTACCTGAAATCAGCCAGGGTGGTTATCTGGCCAGGGCAGATGTTTGGCTTCAGATGATTGCAGTGTTACTAGGCGCTGCGTCCATTATTTTAATAATAACTTCTCTGGATTTTAAGAAGACGGGGAAAAGCGAGAAGTTTGAGTTTGTTATTGACAGTACGATCCTGTTAACTGTGGCGGCGCTGATTATATATGCGGCTCTTATGCCAATAATAGGGTTTATGATTACAACATTTGTTATGGTGCTGTTTTTAACAATTCTTTACACAGTTAGGGAAGAAAAAAGACAGTTCTCACAGCTGGAAATGGCGGATTGGCTGAGACTGGTGAAAAAAGGAGTTATTACGGCGGCAGTGATGCTTATAATTTTATGGCTGGTATTTGGAAAGCTGCTGGCTATCCAGCTTCCATAA